In a single window of the Frondihabitans peucedani genome:
- a CDS encoding TerD family protein, whose protein sequence is MVPGANAALTAENPDLTRVVVALGWDVIESHGPEAELVPLAVLCGDDGRALSNEHLVFFNQIVSHDGSVAFVDDADDEEIDVDLSAVPPEVAKIVFLVYVDPDVRGVGTFASVRSAYIRVATEDGRELVRFTVPSGDNRSINAMIFGELYRNRDQWKFRAQGQGYTSGLRGVADDFRISL, encoded by the coding sequence ATGGTCCCCGGGGCGAACGCCGCCCTGACGGCGGAGAACCCCGATCTCACCCGCGTCGTCGTGGCCCTCGGCTGGGACGTCATCGAGAGCCACGGCCCCGAGGCGGAACTCGTCCCGCTGGCGGTCCTCTGCGGCGACGACGGCCGCGCCCTCTCGAACGAGCACCTGGTCTTCTTCAATCAGATCGTCAGTCACGACGGCTCGGTGGCGTTCGTCGACGACGCAGACGACGAGGAGATCGACGTCGACCTGTCGGCGGTGCCGCCGGAGGTCGCGAAGATCGTCTTCCTGGTCTACGTCGACCCCGACGTCCGCGGGGTGGGCACCTTCGCGTCCGTCCGGTCGGCCTACATCCGGGTCGCCACCGAGGACGGTCGCGAGCTCGTGCGGTTCACGGTCCCCTCGGGCGACAACCGCAGCATCAACGCGATGATCTTCGGCGAGCTGTACCGGAACCGCGACCAGTGGAAGTTCCGGGCCCAGGGGCAGGGCTACACCAGCGGGCTCCGGGGCGTCGCCGACGACTTCCGGATCAGCCTGTGA
- a CDS encoding HpcH/HpaI aldolase/citrate lyase family protein, whose product MRHFPFLTDEQRTRLFSVEPRELTVASPAPLVAAALGATLYSPGDRPTLVADVQKMAARGCLSMVLCLEDSISDRAVPEAEQTVVDAVVELARLDAEKLLVDELPLLFVRVRTPEQMRSITDRMGAAVAILAGFVIPKFRAGEGYGQAFLDALHDIRRAAPEQAHRLRIMPILESPEMIHSETRVEALADIATVLRENRDDVLAVRIGATDLSSIFGLRRSRDLTIYDVKVVSSVISDVVNVLGRTDGGFVITGTVWEHFADTERLLRPQLRLTPFVDASDEDLRRRLLLQNFDGLMREISLDQANGLLGKTVIHPSHVPVVHAMSVISSEEYLDALAIDADLGGGVSASPSRNKMNEMKPHQAWAQKTLLRAAAFGVAAQDVTYVDLLEASMR is encoded by the coding sequence ATGCGCCACTTCCCCTTCCTGACCGACGAGCAGCGGACGAGGCTCTTCTCCGTCGAGCCGCGCGAACTGACCGTGGCGAGTCCGGCGCCCCTGGTCGCCGCGGCCCTCGGCGCCACGCTGTACTCGCCGGGAGACCGGCCGACGCTGGTCGCCGACGTGCAGAAGATGGCGGCCCGGGGCTGCTTGAGCATGGTGCTCTGCCTCGAAGACAGCATCTCCGACCGCGCGGTCCCCGAGGCCGAGCAGACCGTCGTCGACGCCGTCGTCGAGCTCGCGCGCCTCGACGCCGAGAAGCTGCTCGTCGACGAGCTGCCGCTGCTGTTCGTCCGCGTCCGCACTCCCGAGCAGATGCGGAGCATCACCGACCGCATGGGGGCGGCCGTCGCGATCCTGGCCGGCTTCGTCATCCCGAAGTTCCGCGCGGGCGAGGGGTACGGCCAGGCGTTCCTCGACGCCCTGCACGACATCCGGAGGGCTGCACCCGAGCAGGCGCACCGTCTCCGCATCATGCCGATCCTCGAGTCGCCCGAGATGATCCACTCCGAGACGCGGGTCGAGGCGCTGGCCGACATCGCGACCGTGCTCCGCGAAAACCGCGACGACGTCCTCGCTGTGCGGATCGGCGCGACCGACCTGTCGAGCATCTTCGGTCTCCGGCGTTCCCGTGATCTCACGATCTACGACGTGAAGGTCGTGTCGTCGGTGATCTCCGACGTGGTGAACGTCCTCGGACGGACCGACGGCGGCTTCGTCATCACCGGGACCGTCTGGGAGCATTTCGCCGACACGGAGCGGCTCCTCCGCCCGCAGCTGCGTCTCACGCCGTTCGTCGACGCCAGCGACGAGGATCTACGCCGCCGCCTCCTCCTGCAGAACTTCGACGGCCTCATGCGCGAGATCTCGCTCGATCAGGCCAACGGGCTCCTCGGGAAGACCGTCATCCACCCCTCCCACGTCCCGGTCGTGCACGCCATGAGCGTCATCAGCTCCGAGGAGTACCTCGACGCTCTGGCCATCGACGCCGACCTCGGTGGCGGTGTGTCGGCGTCGCCGTCGCGCAACAAGATGAACGAGATGAAGCCCCATCAGGCCTGGGCGCAGAAGACCCTTCTGCGCGCCGCCGCCTTCGGGGTCGCGGCCCAGGACGTCACCTACGTCGACCTGCTCGAAGCGAGCATGCGGTGA
- a CDS encoding phosphoribosyltransferase domain-containing protein, with amino-acid sequence MNDEHGLSGVVDPGGFVAERFGVRLHTDQEASVVPVGRLVGLALRKNPRRAHLLVSTVLAKHVPTDPATTIAAGALLGVLVAELLAAEGGVPRLPSARARAFGDRLTEVLEGRGRADGLRALLVDARVSDPALSVIGYAETATGLGRIVADTLGAAYIHSTRLDVPGSRSFAGFEEEHSHATSHRLLPRRSDWFRAGGTVVLVDDEVSTGSTIINTIRSLHAVVPQRRWVVAALIDLRSGVDRARFDALAAELGAAIDVVALGTGSIDLPSGLLDEAQRFFADTADAVVPDAHVSAPGAVSLVDLRAHPPVPLDRFGTLADERPDLLAGSETARALAAAVAAEAAVPRRDPQDHDSPPRVLVLGTEEAIALPLAVADALREATTAEVVFSTTTRSPIHPLDRGDYAIQTAVRFDRHDRVLDDEPRRYAYNLTRGGERFDEIVLVPEPGTPEDALTGPGSVTEALAGVASRVTVILLTAPLAPSESSRA; translated from the coding sequence GTGAACGACGAGCATGGGCTGTCCGGCGTCGTCGACCCGGGCGGATTCGTCGCGGAGCGCTTCGGCGTCCGACTCCACACCGATCAGGAGGCGAGCGTCGTCCCCGTCGGACGACTGGTCGGGCTCGCGCTCCGGAAGAACCCGCGCCGGGCCCACCTCCTCGTCTCGACCGTCCTGGCGAAGCACGTGCCGACCGACCCGGCGACGACGATCGCCGCGGGTGCCCTGCTCGGCGTGCTGGTCGCCGAGCTCCTCGCCGCCGAGGGCGGGGTCCCGCGGCTGCCGTCGGCCCGGGCGAGGGCGTTCGGCGATCGACTCACGGAGGTCCTCGAAGGGAGGGGCAGAGCCGACGGTCTCCGGGCCCTCCTCGTCGACGCGAGGGTCTCCGATCCTGCGCTGTCGGTGATCGGATACGCCGAGACGGCGACCGGCCTCGGCAGGATCGTGGCCGACACGCTCGGAGCGGCGTACATCCACTCCACGCGCCTCGACGTGCCCGGCTCGCGCTCGTTCGCCGGCTTCGAGGAGGAGCACTCGCACGCGACGAGTCACCGGCTGCTCCCCCGCCGGAGCGACTGGTTCCGCGCCGGAGGGACCGTCGTGCTGGTCGACGACGAGGTGAGCACCGGATCGACGATCATCAACACGATCCGTTCGCTGCACGCCGTCGTGCCGCAGCGCCGGTGGGTGGTCGCCGCGCTGATCGACCTCCGCTCCGGGGTCGACCGGGCCCGCTTCGACGCCCTCGCGGCCGAGCTCGGCGCCGCGATCGACGTCGTGGCCCTCGGGACCGGCAGCATCGACCTCCCGAGCGGTCTTCTCGACGAGGCACAGCGGTTCTTCGCAGACACGGCTGATGCCGTTGTGCCCGACGCGCACGTCTCCGCGCCGGGAGCCGTGTCGCTCGTCGACCTCCGCGCGCACCCGCCCGTCCCCCTCGACCGGTTCGGCACCCTCGCCGACGAGCGTCCCGACCTCCTCGCCGGGTCCGAGACGGCGCGTGCCCTCGCGGCGGCCGTCGCGGCGGAGGCCGCGGTCCCGCGGCGAGATCCGCAGGATCACGACAGCCCGCCTCGCGTCCTCGTCCTCGGCACCGAGGAGGCCATCGCCCTCCCGCTGGCCGTCGCCGACGCGCTCCGCGAGGCGACGACGGCCGAGGTGGTCTTCTCGACGACGACGCGCTCTCCCATCCACCCTCTCGACCGCGGCGACTACGCGATCCAGACGGCGGTCCGCTTCGACCGGCACGACCGGGTGCTCGATGACGAGCCGCGGCGCTACGCCTACAACCTCACCCGGGGCGGCGAACGCTTTGACGAGATCGTGCTCGTCCCCGAGCCCGGCACACCGGAAGACGCCCTGACCGGGCCGGGCAGCGTGACCGAGGCCCTCGCGGGCGTCGCCTCCCGGGTGACCGTGATCCTGCTGACCGCCCCTCTCGCCCCTTCGGAGTCCTCCCGTGCCTGA
- a CDS encoding cysteine protease StiP family protein has translation MPEPLTSPAFGSYSPDDVGWLLHDLGDLALEADAATREAEIQSGRANYAESLPIEYVPTAEYQALYREALERSSRRIAEAVGVVTELALAARRATPVFVSLARAGTPVGVLMRRWAREVRGLDVPHYTMSIVRGVGIDETALHYLAEHHDPGDVVFVDGWTGKGAIARELSAALALFAERTGIRFSDDLAVLADPGHCVTIFGTRDDYLIPSACLNSTVSGLVSRTVYSRELIAPGSFHGAKFYRHLSGDDVSQAFIDAVAVHFADVAPEVEARLRAEAGSDVTATWVGWQAVERISREYGIGDVNLVKPGVGETTRVLLRRVPWKILVRSSARAEVAHVLLLAEQRGVEVVEVDELPYSCVGLIDPVGVGPTDAAGAA, from the coding sequence GTGCCTGAGCCCCTCACCTCCCCCGCCTTCGGGTCGTACTCCCCCGACGACGTCGGCTGGCTCCTCCACGACCTCGGCGACCTCGCCCTCGAGGCCGACGCGGCGACCCGCGAGGCCGAGATCCAGTCCGGGCGGGCGAACTACGCCGAGTCGCTGCCGATCGAGTACGTCCCGACCGCCGAGTACCAGGCGCTCTATCGCGAGGCGCTCGAGCGGTCGAGTCGCAGGATCGCCGAGGCGGTCGGGGTGGTCACCGAACTCGCCCTCGCCGCGCGGCGGGCGACACCGGTCTTCGTGTCTCTGGCCCGTGCCGGGACCCCCGTCGGCGTCCTGATGCGGCGCTGGGCCCGGGAGGTCCGCGGGCTCGACGTGCCGCACTACACGATGAGCATCGTCCGGGGCGTCGGGATCGACGAGACGGCCCTCCACTACCTGGCCGAGCACCACGATCCCGGAGACGTCGTGTTCGTCGACGGCTGGACGGGCAAGGGCGCGATCGCCCGCGAGCTCTCGGCGGCGCTCGCCCTCTTCGCGGAGCGGACCGGCATCCGATTCTCCGACGACCTGGCGGTGCTCGCCGATCCCGGTCACTGCGTCACGATCTTCGGCACGCGAGACGACTACCTGATCCCCTCGGCGTGCCTCAACTCGACCGTGTCCGGTCTCGTGTCGCGGACCGTCTACAGCCGCGAGCTCATCGCCCCCGGTTCGTTCCACGGCGCGAAGTTCTACCGCCACCTCTCGGGAGACGACGTGTCGCAGGCCTTCATCGACGCGGTCGCCGTGCACTTCGCCGACGTGGCGCCGGAGGTCGAGGCCCGGCTGCGCGCCGAGGCGGGCTCCGACGTCACGGCGACCTGGGTGGGCTGGCAGGCCGTCGAGAGGATCAGCCGCGAGTACGGGATCGGCGACGTGAACCTCGTGAAACCCGGCGTCGGCGAGACGACGCGCGTACTGCTGCGCCGGGTGCCGTGGAAGATCCTGGTGCGGTCCTCTGCCCGCGCCGAGGTCGCGCACGTGCTCCTCCTCGCCGAGCAGCGAGGGGTCGAGGTCGTCGAGGTCGACGAACTGCCCTACAGCTGCGTCGGCCTGATCGACCCCGTGGGCGTCGGTCCGACAGATGCGGCGGGAGCCGCATGA
- a CDS encoding HAD family hydrolase, which translates to MTAVLVASDLDRTLIYSARALLLEAADADAPRLVVSEVYQGAPLSFMTRRAEDALSRIASRAAFVPVTTRTVAQYRRVRLPGGVPEHAVTSNGGTILHRGEIDEGWNRSLRRRTAETCAPLVDVQALLTDPSRSSWVLRVHDAESLFLYAIVDRDILPADDLAALSERCVELGWVVSVQGRKLYCVPTTIDKRSAVAEIASRTGADTVLALGDSLLDEGMLTGADLAFRPAHGELHDVGFTASHLTVTSSRGVLAGEEMLLGIEDVIAGG; encoded by the coding sequence ATGACGGCCGTCCTGGTCGCGTCCGACCTCGATCGGACCCTGATCTACTCGGCTCGGGCCCTCCTCCTGGAGGCCGCCGACGCCGACGCCCCGCGACTCGTCGTCTCCGAGGTCTACCAGGGTGCTCCGCTGTCGTTCATGACCCGACGCGCCGAAGACGCCCTGAGCAGGATCGCGTCCCGAGCGGCATTCGTGCCCGTCACGACCCGCACCGTGGCGCAGTACCGCCGCGTTCGGCTTCCCGGCGGGGTGCCCGAGCACGCCGTCACGTCGAACGGCGGCACGATCCTCCACCGCGGCGAGATCGACGAGGGCTGGAACCGCTCTCTCCGGCGGCGGACCGCCGAGACGTGCGCCCCGCTCGTCGACGTGCAGGCGCTCCTCACCGACCCCTCGAGGAGTTCGTGGGTGCTCCGGGTGCACGATGCCGAGAGCCTCTTCCTCTACGCGATCGTGGACCGCGACATCCTGCCTGCCGACGACCTGGCGGCTCTCTCCGAGCGGTGCGTCGAGCTGGGGTGGGTCGTCTCGGTCCAGGGCAGGAAGCTCTACTGCGTGCCTACGACCATCGACAAGCGCTCGGCGGTGGCCGAGATCGCGAGCCGGACAGGCGCCGACACGGTCCTCGCCCTCGGCGACTCGCTCCTCGACGAGGGCATGCTGACCGGGGCCGACCTGGCGTTCCGCCCGGCCCACGGCGAGCTGCACGACGTCGGCTTCACCGCGTCGCACCTGACGGTGACATCGAGCCGGGGGGTGCTGGCCGGCGAGGAGATGCTCCTCGGCATCGAGGACGTCATCGCCGGCGGCTGA
- a CDS encoding type B 50S ribosomal protein L31: protein MKTATHPDYNPIVFRDLASGETFLTRSTATSDKTIELDGVTYPVIDVEISSASHPFYTGKQRILDSAGRVEKFNQRFKNFGSK, encoded by the coding sequence ATGAAGACCGCTACGCACCCCGACTACAACCCGATCGTGTTCCGCGACCTCGCGTCCGGTGAGACCTTCCTCACCCGTTCGACCGCGACCAGCGACAAGACCATCGAGCTCGACGGCGTCACCTACCCCGTCATCGACGTCGAGATCTCGTCGGCTTCGCACCCGTTCTACACGGGCAAGCAGCGCATCCTCGACTCGGCCGGTCGCGTCGAGAAGTTCAACCAGCGCTTCAAGAACTTCGGCAGCAAGTAG
- a CDS encoding peptide MFS transporter has protein sequence MSTSREAETDTRFLGQPRPLATLFGVELWERFSFYGMQGILLLYLFFSTADGGLGIDKATAAGIVGAYGGGVYLSTVLGAWVADRLLDSQRTLLVSAMIVMLGHIALAALPGALGVGVGLILIAIGSGGLKATATSLVGTLYSEGDTRRDAGFSLYYLGINLGAFFGPILTGLLQSSVGFHFGFGLAAVGMAVGLVQYAVGRKNLPADSRIIPNPLPRDPRRRMAVVAAIGVVVIVLAVVFRLVTATNLATVVIVVTAVAAVAYFIVILSSRVISRDERSRVIAFIPLFLASTVFWSIYQQQFTVITIYTDERLDRSVFGWEFPIPWVQSINPIFIIMLSGVFAALWTRLGSRQPSTPVKFAGGAIVVGLALLLFLPFFGTGPHGTPVIAIVLILLVFTVAELLLSPVGLSVATKLAPERFRTQMVALFFLSVALGTAISGRLAGVYSPSDEVPYFGVLGIVAIAVGVVLLLLAKPVLRLMRGVR, from the coding sequence ATGAGCACGAGCAGAGAAGCCGAGACCGACACCCGCTTCTTAGGGCAGCCGCGCCCCCTGGCGACGCTGTTCGGCGTGGAGCTGTGGGAGCGGTTCTCGTTCTACGGCATGCAGGGCATCCTGCTGCTGTACCTGTTCTTCTCGACGGCCGACGGCGGGCTCGGCATCGACAAGGCGACGGCCGCCGGTATCGTCGGCGCCTACGGCGGCGGGGTGTACCTGTCGACGGTGCTCGGCGCGTGGGTGGCCGACCGGCTCCTCGACTCGCAGCGGACCCTCCTCGTCAGCGCGATGATCGTCATGCTCGGGCACATCGCCCTGGCGGCGCTGCCCGGCGCTCTGGGCGTCGGCGTCGGCCTGATCCTGATCGCCATCGGCTCGGGCGGCCTCAAGGCGACGGCCACGAGCCTCGTCGGCACCCTCTACTCCGAGGGCGACACGCGTCGCGACGCAGGATTCTCGCTTTACTACCTCGGCATCAACCTCGGCGCGTTCTTCGGTCCGATCCTCACCGGCCTCCTCCAGTCGTCCGTCGGATTCCACTTCGGCTTCGGTCTGGCGGCGGTCGGCATGGCGGTCGGCCTCGTCCAGTACGCCGTCGGACGCAAGAACCTTCCCGCCGACTCGCGGATCATCCCGAACCCGCTCCCCCGCGATCCGCGGCGACGCATGGCCGTCGTCGCGGCGATCGGCGTGGTCGTGATCGTCCTGGCGGTGGTGTTCCGCCTCGTCACCGCGACCAACCTGGCCACGGTCGTCATCGTCGTCACCGCCGTCGCTGCGGTCGCCTACTTCATCGTGATCCTGAGCAGCCGTGTCATCTCGCGCGACGAGCGGAGCCGCGTGATCGCGTTCATCCCGCTGTTCCTCGCCAGCACCGTCTTCTGGTCGATCTACCAGCAGCAGTTCACGGTCATCACGATCTACACCGACGAGCGGCTCGACCGCTCCGTGTTCGGGTGGGAGTTCCCGATCCCGTGGGTGCAGTCGATCAACCCGATCTTCATCATCATGCTCTCGGGGGTGTTCGCGGCCCTCTGGACGAGGCTCGGCTCGAGGCAGCCCTCGACACCGGTCAAGTTCGCCGGCGGCGCGATCGTGGTCGGTCTCGCGTTACTGCTGTTCCTGCCGTTCTTCGGGACCGGGCCGCACGGCACCCCGGTCATCGCGATCGTGCTGATCCTGCTCGTCTTCACCGTCGCCGAACTCCTCCTCTCGCCGGTCGGCCTCTCGGTCGCGACGAAGCTGGCGCCCGAGCGGTTCCGCACGCAGATGGTCGCGCTGTTCTTCCTGTCGGTGGCGCTCGGGACCGCGATCTCGGGCCGCCTCGCCGGCGTCTACAGCCCGTCGGACGAGGTGCCGTACTTCGGAGTGCTGGGCATCGTGGCGATCGCCGTCGGGGTGGTGCTGCTGCTGCTGGCGAAGCCCGTGCTGCGGCTCATGCGAGGCGTGCGTTAG
- a CDS encoding ABC transporter ATP-binding protein, which yields MPTVLQLTDVSVVRDGSPVVDAVSWTVDSEERWVVLGPNGAGKTTILQVAAAQTHPSSGEAEILGEDLGSVDLFDLRPRIGFASTTIARRIPPKETVLDVVLTAAYSVTGRWNEEYESVDVRRAHRVLDEWNLGHLAERTFGDLSDGEQKRVQIARSVMTDPELLLLDEPAASLDLGAREELLRMLGGYASSEGAPAIVMVTHHVEEIPRGFTHALLLSHGRVKASGPLAEVLTAEILGETFGLPLTVSEEGGRYTARATE from the coding sequence ATGCCCACCGTTCTCCAGCTCACCGACGTGTCCGTGGTCCGAGACGGCTCTCCGGTCGTCGACGCAGTCAGCTGGACCGTCGACTCCGAAGAGCGCTGGGTGGTGCTCGGCCCGAACGGCGCCGGCAAGACGACGATCCTGCAGGTCGCGGCGGCGCAGACGCACCCGTCGTCGGGTGAGGCCGAGATCCTGGGCGAAGACCTCGGCAGCGTCGACCTGTTCGACCTCCGGCCCCGCATCGGCTTCGCATCGACGACGATCGCCCGGCGGATCCCGCCGAAGGAGACCGTCCTCGACGTCGTCCTGACGGCGGCCTACTCGGTCACCGGTCGCTGGAACGAGGAGTACGAGAGCGTCGACGTCCGCCGTGCCCACCGAGTCCTCGACGAGTGGAACCTCGGTCACCTCGCCGAGCGCACCTTCGGCGACCTCAGCGACGGTGAGCAGAAGCGCGTCCAGATCGCCCGCTCGGTCATGACCGACCCCGAGCTCCTGCTCCTCGACGAGCCGGCCGCATCGCTCGACCTCGGGGCCCGCGAGGAGCTCCTCCGCATGCTCGGCGGCTACGCGTCGAGCGAGGGCGCCCCCGCTATCGTCATGGTCACCCACCACGTCGAGGAGATCCCGCGCGGCTTCACGCACGCGCTGCTGCTGTCGCACGGCCGTGTGAAGGCCTCCGGGCCGCTGGCCGAGGTGCTCACCGCCGAGATCCTGGGCGAGACCTTCGGCCTGCCGCTCACCGTGAGCGAAGAGGGCGGCCGCTACACCGCTCGCGCGACCGAGTAG
- the glgA gene encoding glycogen synthase: MRVDVITKEYPPNVYGGAGVHVTELVKALRPSIDVRVRAFTGSGSDGAPGEDGTTGYPDLTELAHANGALKTLGVDVAIAQDVEGADVVHSHTWYANAAGQLAQMLHDVPHVLTAHSLEPLRPWKAEQLGGGYRVSSWIERQAYETCDRVIAVSDGMRRDILRSYPTIDESKVSVVYNGIDLEGWRRLDEPELVRSLGIDPERPAVVFVGRITRQKGLPYLLRAAALLPPEVQLILCAGAPDTPEIMAEVTALVDDLKQTRTGVVWIERILPRDELCAVLSSATVFVCPSIYEPLGIVNLEAMACGVPVVGTATGGIPEVVADGLTGRLVPIDQATDGTGTPLDPDRFVQDLAAALTETVADPGLARLMGRAGRARAELDFSWSSIAERTLEIYRDLA, encoded by the coding sequence GTGCGAGTCGATGTGATCACCAAGGAATACCCGCCCAACGTCTATGGCGGCGCGGGCGTCCACGTGACGGAGCTGGTCAAGGCCCTCCGTCCGTCGATCGATGTGCGCGTCCGGGCGTTCACCGGTTCGGGCAGCGATGGCGCCCCCGGCGAGGACGGCACGACGGGCTACCCCGACCTGACCGAGCTGGCGCACGCCAACGGTGCGCTGAAGACCCTCGGCGTCGATGTCGCCATCGCTCAGGACGTCGAGGGCGCCGATGTCGTCCACTCCCACACCTGGTACGCCAATGCGGCCGGACAGCTCGCCCAGATGCTCCACGACGTCCCCCACGTCCTGACGGCGCACTCCCTCGAGCCCCTCCGCCCGTGGAAGGCCGAGCAGCTCGGCGGCGGCTACCGCGTGTCGAGCTGGATCGAGCGGCAGGCGTACGAGACCTGCGACCGCGTGATCGCCGTGAGCGACGGCATGAGGCGCGACATCCTGCGCTCGTATCCGACCATCGACGAGTCGAAGGTGAGCGTCGTCTACAACGGCATCGACCTCGAGGGCTGGCGTCGACTCGACGAGCCCGAGCTCGTCCGGTCGCTCGGCATCGACCCGGAGCGTCCCGCCGTCGTCTTCGTCGGCAGGATCACGCGGCAGAAGGGTCTTCCCTACCTGTTGCGCGCGGCCGCGCTCCTCCCGCCCGAGGTCCAGCTGATCCTCTGCGCCGGAGCACCCGACACCCCCGAGATCATGGCCGAGGTGACGGCGCTGGTCGATGACCTGAAGCAGACCCGGACCGGCGTCGTCTGGATCGAGCGCATCCTGCCCCGTGACGAGCTGTGCGCGGTCCTGTCGAGTGCGACCGTGTTCGTCTGCCCGTCGATCTACGAGCCCCTCGGCATCGTCAACCTCGAGGCGATGGCCTGCGGCGTCCCCGTCGTCGGCACCGCGACCGGCGGCATCCCCGAGGTCGTCGCCGACGGCCTCACCGGCCGCCTCGTGCCGATCGACCAGGCGACCGACGGCACAGGCACGCCCCTCGACCCCGACCGCTTCGTTCAGGATCTCGCCGCCGCCCTCACCGAGACGGTTGCCGACCCCGGCCTCGCCCGGCTGATGGGACGCGCCGGGCGAGCCCGCGCCGAGCTCGACTTCAGCTGGTCGAGCATCGCGGAGCGCACGCTCGAGATCTACCGCGACCTCGCCTGA
- a CDS encoding glucose-1-phosphate adenylyltransferase yields MASKKIFGIVLAGGEGKRLMPLTADRAKPAVPFGGNYRLVDFALSNLINSGLRQIVVLTQYKSHSLDRHVSQTWSIEGLLGAYVASVPAQQRLGKRWFAGSADAILQSLNLLRDEKPDIVVVVGADHVYRMDFAQMVEAHIASGKSATVAAIRQPISLADQFGVIQTNADDATLIDAFLEKPKDPVGLADSPEEVLASMGNYVFNADALIDAVLRDGENTASNHDMGGDIIPDFVSRGDAAVYDLNRNEVPGSTERDRYYWRDVGTIDSFYDAHRDLIAALPVFNLYNTAWPIFSQQLNSPPAKFGRDEHGNPGSVIESIVSLGTVAVGSHVERSVVGPWNTLDSGSRVVDSVLFDRIYVGKNSIVNRAILDKDVVIVDGAHVGLDAEADRARGFTVTPSGITVVGKGVRVEQ; encoded by the coding sequence ATGGCATCAAAGAAGATCTTCGGCATCGTGTTGGCCGGCGGAGAAGGCAAGCGACTGATGCCTCTGACAGCAGACCGCGCGAAGCCCGCAGTCCCGTTCGGCGGAAACTACCGCCTCGTCGACTTCGCCCTGTCCAACCTGATCAACTCGGGTCTCCGTCAGATCGTCGTCCTGACCCAGTACAAGTCGCACAGCCTCGACCGGCACGTCTCGCAGACGTGGAGCATCGAGGGCCTCCTCGGGGCCTACGTCGCCTCCGTGCCGGCGCAGCAGCGACTCGGCAAGCGCTGGTTCGCAGGATCGGCCGACGCCATCCTGCAGAGCCTCAACCTGCTCCGCGACGAGAAGCCCGACATCGTCGTCGTGGTCGGCGCCGACCACGTCTACCGGATGGACTTCGCCCAGATGGTGGAGGCGCACATCGCCTCGGGCAAGAGCGCGACCGTCGCAGCGATCCGCCAGCCCATCTCGCTCGCCGACCAGTTCGGCGTGATCCAGACGAACGCCGACGACGCCACCCTCATCGACGCCTTCCTCGAGAAGCCGAAAGACCCTGTCGGGCTCGCCGACTCCCCCGAGGAGGTCCTGGCCTCGATGGGCAACTACGTCTTCAACGCCGACGCGCTGATCGACGCGGTCCTCCGCGACGGCGAGAACACCGCGTCGAACCACGACATGGGCGGCGACATCATCCCCGACTTCGTGTCGCGCGGCGACGCCGCCGTGTACGACCTCAACCGCAACGAGGTCCCGGGCTCCACCGAGCGCGACCGCTACTACTGGCGCGACGTCGGGACCATCGACTCGTTCTACGACGCGCACCGCGACCTGATCGCGGCGCTGCCGGTGTTCAACCTCTACAACACGGCGTGGCCGATCTTCAGCCAGCAGCTCAACTCGCCGCCGGCGAAATTCGGCCGCGACGAGCACGGCAACCCGGGCAGCGTCATCGAGTCGATCGTCTCGCTCGGGACCGTCGCCGTGGGCTCCCACGTCGAGCGCAGCGTCGTCGGCCCGTGGAACACCCTCGACTCCGGCTCGCGCGTCGTCGACTCGGTCCTGTTCGACCGCATCTACGTCGGCAAGAACTCGATCGTCAACCGCGCGATCCTCGACAAGGACGTCGTCATCGTCGACGGCGCCCACGTCGGTCTCGACGCCGAGGCCGACCGTGCTCGCGGCTTCACCGTCACTCCGTCCGGCATCACGGTCGTCGGCAAGGGCGTCCGCGTCGAGCAGTAG